GACGGTCGCCGGTGGCTCGCAGCCGGGCTGCGCGGTGCAAGCGGGCGGCCCGAAGACGCAGCCGGGATCGCACGTCTCCACGAGCTTCGAACAGTTGCCGCACGTGGCACCGAGACGCGTGGCTCCGGGCGTGCACGCGCCCGCTTGCCCGCACTTGCCGGGGGCGCAGGTGATGCCGTCACCGGTGAAGGTGGCCTTGCACGTGCACGTGCGGCCACCCTCCGTGTTCACGCAGGTGGCGTCAGCGTGGCAGCCGCCGTTGTTCGTCGCGCACTCGTCGACGTCAACGCACCCGCTGGCGCTGTCCACGTAGCCGGCCTTGCATGAGCACGTCGCGCCGCCGACGATGTTCGTGCACTTGCCCGCTACGCCGCAGCCGCCGTTGTTGACGAGGCACTCGTTGTAGTCGCCACACGACACGCCATCGCCGATGCTGCCGATGTCACACTCGCACCGGTGCCCGCCCGGCAGGTTGAAACACTGAGCCTTCTCATGACAGCCGCCGCGGTTGGTGAGGCACTCGTTGACGTCGACGCACGCCGTCGGCGAGCTGGGCACGTACCCCGCCTTGCAGGTGCACGCGGAGGCGTCGCCGCCGCAGCCAAGGGTCGTCGCCGGGTCGCACGCGCATGCGTCGCTGGCATCGGCGCCCGGCACGTCGGCGTCGACAGTCGCCGTGGCGTCCGGCAGGCCGGAGGCCGACGTATCCGGCGCCTCATCGCTCGCGCAGCCTTCTGTCGAGAAGCTCACGCTGAGCACGAAGACGATGGCGGAGACGAGCGAAAGCAGGCGCGACATGCCGCCGATGGTACCGCTTCGCTCGTCGATGGGGCGCCGCGAGTCGGCGCGCGCTCTCCGCGAGCTTCACTTCACCGAGAGAAACTCTGCCGCGAAGGCGCCGAGGTCGTCGTAGACGCTGCTGAGCTCGTCCATCGACGAGAGGAACACGATGCGGAAGGCGCCGTCGTTCGGATCGGCGCCGAAGCCGGAGCCGTAGACACACAAGATGCCCGTCTTGCGCAAGAGGCCGAGGACGAAGTCTTGGTCCGTCTTGCCCTGCGGCAGCTTGATGCGCGGCATCGCGTAGAACGCGGCCTTCGGCGGCACGCACGACATGCCGGGCATCGCGTTGAGGCGCGACGTCGTCAGGTCGGCGCGCATCCGAAGCTCGCGGGCGAAGTCCTTCTGGTGGGAGCGATCACCGCGCAGCGCCGCCTCGATGGCGAACTGCATCGGGCCAGGGCTGCACAAGCGACCGTCGGCGAGCTTCTTGATGGCCGCGAGCGCTTCGTCGAGCCGCGGCGAGCGCCCGACGCCGAGCCAACCGGCGCGCCAACCGGGCGCGAGGTACGCCTTCGAAAGCGACGAATACGAGATGATGGCCGCGTCGGGGGCGAGGCTCGCGAGGAGCGGTGCCGGGCCGTCGAAGGCGAGATCGCCGTAGACCTCGTCGGCGAGGATCGGCACGCCGGTCTCTTCGGAGAGCGCGATGATGGCGCGGCGCGTGGCCTCCGGATAAACGGCGCCGGTGGGGTTGTTGGGATCGATGACGACGATGGCGCGCGTGCGCGGACCGATGCGAGCGCGCATGTCGGCGAGGTCCGGGAGCCAGCCGTTGTCGGGATCGGTGCGGTAGAAGACCGCGCGGGCGCC
This region of Myxococcales bacterium genomic DNA includes:
- a CDS encoding aminotransferase class I/II-fold pyridoxal phosphate-dependent enzyme; the encoded protein is MSSTNAVHVAARVKGFTYAIRNIVVEAKKLEAAGQRVRYLNIGDPILFGFKTPPHLIEVVAKAMRDGHNGYSASAGIEPAREAVSEEFTQRGMPLSADRVILTSGTSEGIDLTLSALTDPGDDVLVPSPTYPLYTAVLTKLGARAVFYRTDPDNGWLPDLADMRARIGPRTRAIVVIDPNNPTGAVYPEATRRAIIALSEETGVPILADEVYGDLAFDGPAPLLASLAPDAAIISYSSLSKAYLAPGWRAGWLGVGRSPRLDEALAAIKKLADGRLCSPGPMQFAIEAALRGDRSHQKDFARELRMRADLTTSRLNAMPGMSCVPPKAAFYAMPRIKLPQGKTDQDFVLGLLRKTGILCVYGSGFGADPNDGAFRIVFLSSMDELSSVYDDLGAFAAEFLSVK